A window of the Branchiibius hedensis genome harbors these coding sequences:
- a CDS encoding YdhK family protein: MITPSISKLPRRTLLTVAASATALVLAACSGGSGSQGATTGSSQAMDHTAMNSSMSSSMPSMASSMPMHHGDSGPVPAGMKPAGHPKYPVGSTVILTANHMPGMDGARATVVGAYSTFTYAVNYTPTTGGAMVKDHKWVVQQEIKDAGTRRLPDGKKVTLTADHMPGMKGATATITSSTDQTVYVVDYTAGGMTMKNHKWVVQDEMKAAK, translated from the coding sequence ATGATCACACCTTCGATCTCGAAACTGCCCCGACGAACCCTGCTCACTGTGGCCGCCAGCGCTACTGCTCTGGTGCTGGCCGCGTGCTCGGGTGGCTCCGGCAGCCAGGGCGCGACCACCGGTTCCAGTCAGGCCATGGACCACACGGCGATGAACTCGTCGATGAGTTCTTCGATGCCCTCCATGGCGTCATCGATGCCGATGCACCACGGCGACAGCGGTCCGGTACCGGCCGGGATGAAGCCGGCCGGCCATCCGAAGTACCCGGTCGGTAGCACGGTGATCTTGACCGCGAACCACATGCCCGGGATGGACGGTGCCCGGGCGACGGTCGTGGGCGCGTACTCGACCTTCACCTACGCAGTGAACTACACCCCGACCACCGGCGGGGCGATGGTCAAAGACCATAAGTGGGTCGTCCAACAGGAAATCAAGGATGCCGGCACCCGCCGGCTACCCGACGGCAAGAAGGTGACTCTGACCGCGGACCACATGCCCGGGATGAAGGGTGCGACCGCCACGATCACCAGTTCGACCGACCAAACCGTCTACGTCGTGGACTACACCGCCGGTGGCATGACCATGAAGAACCACAAGTGGGTCGTCCAGGACGAGATGAAGGCAGCCAAGTAG
- the istB gene encoding IS21-like element helper ATPase IstB: MPNAPASTITPTLRRRRGLTEEAALAAVDQACRRLRLPTIRGVLDEAIGVAKKEQLSYPGFLAELLLAEVDDRDRRSSVRRVKAAQFPRAKWLGDFDFEANPAIEAATIHQLSKGDWIRKGEPLCLIGDSGTGKSHLLIGLGTAAAEQGFRVRYTLATRLVNELVEAADDKLLAKTIARYGRVDLLIIDELGYMELDRRGAELLFQVLTEREEKNSIAIASNQSFSGWTDTFTDPRLCAAIVDRLTYHGTIIETGTTSYRLAHARQSTS; this comes from the coding sequence ATGCCCAATGCACCCGCGAGCACGATCACCCCGACCCTGCGCCGACGGCGTGGTCTGACTGAGGAAGCAGCCCTGGCCGCGGTCGATCAGGCCTGCCGCCGGCTACGACTGCCGACGATCCGCGGCGTGCTCGATGAAGCGATCGGGGTGGCCAAGAAGGAGCAGCTGTCCTACCCGGGGTTCCTGGCCGAGCTGCTGCTGGCCGAAGTTGACGACCGCGACCGCCGCTCCTCAGTCCGCCGGGTCAAGGCCGCCCAGTTTCCACGGGCCAAATGGTTGGGCGACTTCGACTTCGAGGCCAACCCAGCGATCGAGGCCGCGACCATCCACCAGCTGTCCAAGGGCGACTGGATCCGCAAAGGCGAACCGCTGTGCCTGATCGGCGACTCCGGCACCGGCAAGAGCCACCTGCTCATCGGCCTCGGGACAGCGGCTGCCGAGCAAGGCTTCCGGGTCCGGTACACCCTGGCCACCCGGTTGGTGAACGAGCTGGTCGAAGCCGCCGACGACAAGCTCCTGGCCAAGACGATCGCCCGCTACGGCCGCGTCGACCTGCTCATCATTGATGAGCTGGGCTACATGGAACTAGACCGCCGCGGCGCGGAACTGCTCTTCCAGGTCCTCACCGAACGCGAAGAGAAGAACTCGATCGCGATCGCCAGCAACCAGAGCTTCTCCGGGTGGACCGACACCTTCACCGACCCTCGTCTGTGCGCCGCGATTGTGGACCGCCTCACTTACCACGGCACCATTATCGAAACCGGCACCACCAGCTACCGGCTCGCGCACGCGCGGCAATCGACCAGCTGA